One Gemmatimonadota bacterium DNA window includes the following coding sequences:
- a CDS encoding insulinase family protein, which yields MNMFLKVTLSFALCYVVGVLSAFAEIPNHHIFYRNDIRAPLTKIDIVFLGAGRNQDQPSQIGLARTVWRMIWDAAKRRGYMDRLSASGARFNTSTSTYYQTISISALSRNCGESIKIVADLIQNLEFSDLDLKEVKKQLTTIYQNDVRRNASMMRKTFALSQTMGIKKQRSLKTLKNLSLEDIRQYYDQLLKTDVVFFKVISDLDSTEVAKLLRPITEGRKTGGFVHSLAGLATDTKIGPTAFVFNSSIKSVFSHWLIPIGNLGEETYVPALISSALRGDIHGLIPKYFREELGLTYSPSCRVRASEEVIYFEIYADPQLQNSEELIQKMSDFIRELPDNPRFWEALKERREILKVSDVHNQTPQRSLNREVYRAIYNTPRREGGYDSVTDEDVRSFLEKFFVSDNMIMVFRGPKDNIKDILNTHWPEAEVHEQSLRSVIE from the coding sequence ATGAATATGTTTCTAAAAGTGACGCTTAGTTTTGCCCTGTGTTACGTGGTTGGTGTCCTGTCTGCTTTTGCCGAAATTCCCAACCACCATATTTTTTATCGCAATGACATACGCGCTCCGCTGACAAAAATTGATATTGTCTTCCTCGGAGCCGGGAGAAATCAGGACCAGCCTTCTCAAATTGGGCTTGCAAGAACAGTCTGGAGAATGATTTGGGATGCTGCAAAAAGACGAGGGTACATGGATCGGTTATCTGCATCAGGGGCCAGGTTCAATACCAGTACCAGTACATACTACCAGACCATATCCATTTCTGCCCTGTCCAGGAACTGCGGTGAGTCTATAAAAATAGTCGCGGATTTGATACAGAATTTAGAATTTTCCGATCTCGATTTGAAAGAGGTGAAAAAACAACTGACGACTATCTACCAGAATGATGTGCGAAGGAATGCCTCTATGATGAGAAAAACATTTGCTCTTTCACAAACAATGGGTATAAAAAAACAAAGGTCCTTAAAAACGCTTAAGAATCTCTCGCTTGAGGATATCAGACAATATTATGATCAGCTTCTGAAAACAGATGTCGTGTTTTTTAAGGTGATCTCAGACCTCGATTCCACTGAGGTCGCGAAGTTGCTTCGTCCAATTACAGAAGGAAGGAAGACTGGCGGATTTGTGCATTCATTGGCGGGTTTAGCAACCGATACTAAAATAGGCCCTACTGCTTTTGTGTTTAATTCAAGTATAAAGAGTGTTTTCTCTCACTGGTTGATCCCCATTGGAAATCTTGGTGAAGAAACCTATGTCCCTGCACTCATATCGAGTGCGCTTAGAGGTGATATTCATGGTCTAATTCCCAAATATTTTAGAGAAGAATTGGGATTGACCTATAGTCCTTCTTGTAGGGTGAGGGCATCGGAAGAGGTTATATATTTTGAAATTTACGCCGATCCTCAACTCCAAAATAGCGAAGAACTGATACAGAAAATGTCAGACTTTATCCGAGAGTTGCCCGACAATCCGCGCTTTTGGGAAGCACTCAAAGAGCGGCGTGAAATTCTCAAGGTGTCAGATGTCCACAACCAGACACCACAGAGGAGCCTGAACCGTGAGGTATATAGAGCCATTTACAACACGCCAAGACGCGAAGGCGGTTATGATTCGGTTACTGATGAGGATGTGCGTTCCTTTCTCGAAAAATTTTTTGTCTCGGATAACATGATCATGGTCTTTCGCGGACCAAAGGATAATATTAAAGATATTCTGAATACACACTGGCCGGAAGCTGAGGTGCATGAGCAGAGTTTGCGGAGTGTGATTGAGTGA